The Acidobacteriota bacterium genome has a window encoding:
- a CDS encoding ankyrin repeat domain-containing protein, translating into MSSLSNIVIFLSLTAAASESPSVGLHPAVSRGDASSVRVELDKGVDPNRKNPDKLTPLHLAARQGHLEISRLLLEKGADPNRMQDTTARTPLHLAVQHQHEQVTRLLLERGANPNLVARYGKRETLVPLQLAARSADGEIARLLLRYGARLGGRCSGCGPQLLHLAAGTGHVGLARLLLAQGVDPSTPLDGLRPAQIAARRGHLELARLLGGSEAELEAPSADGGADGQRASTQARANVFGSQRSQELLEGAKQWALSFTANLPDFFCTQITTRSDNQGRENTALKKRHDIVTKVQFVDGAESYMTLTVDGKPSQRHVREISGMGEFGSALQALFQPDSPASFFHEGDSLLEGQPAVVFAVTHPSGYQLYTGVLHDGTLQNFVRVGYEGHIHIAKDSSAVLRIVGERIFGVPADFPVRQARFQIDYGPVDIEGRTYWLPLSSRDVLVGRRSWINQNENKWMNYRRFATKTTLDFGK; encoded by the coding sequence GTGAGCAGCCTTTCCAACATCGTTATTTTTCTTTCTCTTACCGCGGCAGCGTCGGAATCGCCTTCGGTTGGGCTGCACCCGGCCGTCTCCCGGGGAGACGCATCATCGGTGCGTGTTGAACTCGACAAGGGAGTCGATCCCAACCGCAAGAACCCGGACAAACTCACCCCCCTGCATCTCGCTGCCCGCCAAGGCCACCTTGAAATCTCCAGACTGCTGTTGGAGAAAGGGGCGGATCCTAACCGGATGCAGGACACAACCGCCCGCACGCCGCTGCACCTCGCCGTGCAGCACCAACATGAACAGGTAACCAGGCTGCTTCTGGAGCGGGGAGCCAATCCGAATCTGGTGGCCCGCTATGGAAAACGTGAAACCCTGGTGCCGTTGCAGTTGGCCGCCCGGAGCGCAGATGGTGAAATCGCCCGATTGCTCTTGAGGTACGGCGCCCGCCTGGGTGGTCGATGCTCCGGCTGCGGACCTCAACTACTCCATTTGGCGGCAGGTACCGGGCATGTAGGCCTGGCCCGATTGCTGCTTGCCCAGGGGGTCGATCCAAGCACCCCTTTAGACGGGCTGCGGCCGGCCCAGATCGCCGCTCGGCGCGGGCATCTGGAATTGGCCCGGTTGTTGGGAGGAAGCGAGGCGGAACTCGAGGCGCCCAGTGCGGACGGCGGCGCCGACGGCCAGAGAGCCTCGACGCAAGCCCGCGCCAACGTTTTTGGATCTCAGCGCTCACAAGAGCTGTTGGAGGGCGCCAAGCAATGGGCCTTGAGCTTCACCGCGAACCTCCCCGATTTCTTCTGCACCCAGATCACAACACGGTCCGACAACCAGGGTCGGGAAAACACGGCGCTGAAGAAACGCCATGACATCGTCACCAAGGTTCAGTTCGTCGACGGGGCCGAATCCTATATGACGCTCACCGTGGATGGGAAGCCGTCCCAAAGGCACGTTCGAGAAATCAGCGGCATGGGAGAGTTCGGCAGCGCGTTGCAGGCCCTCTTCCAGCCGGATTCGCCCGCAAGCTTCTTCCACGAGGGCGACAGCCTGCTCGAGGGGCAGCCGGCGGTTGTCTTTGCCGTCACCCATCCGTCCGGCTACCAGTTGTATACGGGCGTCCTGCACGACGGCACCCTGCAAAACTTCGTCAGGGTCGGCTACGAGGGACACATCCATATTGCAAAGGATTCGTCGGCGGTGCTGCGGATCGTGGGCGAACGGATCTTTGGCGTCCCGGCCGATTTTCCGGTCCGGCAGGCACGCTTTCAGATCGACTACGGCCCCGTGGACATCGAAGGCAGGACCTACTGGCTACCTCTCAGCTCCAGGGACGTCCTGGTTGGAAGACGCAGCTGGATCAACCAGAACGAAAACAAGTGGATGAACTATCGCCGGTTCGCTACCAAAACCACCCTGGATTTCGGCAAGTGA
- a CDS encoding type II toxin-antitoxin system YafQ family toxin, whose protein sequence is MGRIERTSQFKRDYRRELKGRHRTSLDAVLFPVLVALANDQPLESRHHDHALSGEWTDFRDCHLKPDLVLIYQKHGTDKLRLVRLGSHSELGL, encoded by the coding sequence ATGGGAAGGATTGAGCGCACCAGTCAATTCAAACGCGATTACAGGCGTGAGTTGAAGGGCCGACACCGGACGTCGCTGGACGCTGTTTTGTTTCCCGTCCTGGTCGCGTTGGCAAATGATCAGCCGCTGGAATCTCGACACCACGACCATGCACTGAGCGGCGAGTGGACAGATTTCCGTGATTGCCACCTGAAACCTGACCTGGTACTGATCTACCAGAAGCACGGCACAGACAAGCTGAGACTTGTTCGCCTCGGATCCCATTCGGAACTCGGGCTTTGA
- a CDS encoding type II toxin-antitoxin system RelB/DinJ family antitoxin: MPANQLVQARIDGAIKEEAAAVLAAMGLTVSDAVRLLLTRIAREKALPFAPLTPNTVTIEAMKEARKGGMSQFDSVGALMDDLNGKD; this comes from the coding sequence ATGCCAGCGAATCAACTCGTTCAAGCGCGCATTGACGGAGCCATCAAGGAAGAGGCAGCTGCGGTGCTGGCTGCAATGGGCCTGACCGTGTCCGATGCCGTACGGTTGTTGCTGACCAGGATTGCGCGGGAAAAGGCACTGCCATTTGCACCGCTGACTCCAAACACTGTCACCATCGAGGCAATGAAGGAGGCCCGCAAGGGTGGCATGTCTCAATTCGACAGCGTGGGTGCGCTCATGGACGATCTGAATGGGAAGGATTGA